Proteins encoded by one window of Microbacterium testaceum:
- a CDS encoding LPXTG cell wall anchor domain-containing protein produces MSVAVVMAVVLALAPSAVPPGDAADAQTIVVTVPARAASPTPTASPSPTAVVPSPAVAPTPAISPTPAAGPLAVTGVDPTVLVAAAVAGVAALGLGLVALRRRRRA; encoded by the coding sequence GTGTCCGTCGCGGTGGTCATGGCAGTCGTGCTCGCTCTCGCACCCTCTGCGGTTCCCCCCGGCGACGCAGCCGACGCGCAGACCATCGTCGTCACCGTCCCGGCGCGGGCGGCGTCGCCGACCCCCACCGCGAGTCCTTCGCCGACGGCCGTCGTCCCGTCGCCTGCCGTGGCCCCGACGCCGGCGATTTCACCGACCCCCGCCGCCGGCCCCCTCGCCGTCACCGGAGTCGACCCCACCGTGCTCGTCGCCGCGGCGGTCGCCGGGGTCGCCGCACTAGGGCTGGGGCTCGTCGCCCTGCGCCGCCGTCGTCGCGCCTGA
- a CDS encoding HupE/UreJ family protein, with the protein MSDSVRRVLSRVLLVAAGIAALLSLSAPASAHGILSVVYANLESGGTGVVRAELQLEYDLLVVSAADAEKDDPLYQEGMAAFQDGDATAQAAVLIAHRDTIAHYVSERFRITASGAACTPRMDDDISMTRQDGVPYAVVTLEDACPPSENGHEIAASLFPDAEGYVTDTKTILTYNLDLHEGSTVLDAEHPSFTTAQSPLERFWEFFRLGAEHLLTGIDHILFLLALIVGSRRLREIVIAATTFTIAHSVTFILAATGVIAAPPEVVEPTIALSIAVVAAWYLWRLVRRDQADEDLSKAHGFLRLDRAGWLRVAVVFVFGLVHGLGFASALGIDEPWSWTLLWSLLVFNVGIEAVQIGIIVIVFPLLVLLRRRAPRVGMWVSAAIAVVVTVAGLVWFVQRILGIE; encoded by the coding sequence ATGTCTGACTCTGTTCGACGCGTCCTCTCGCGCGTCCTGCTCGTGGCCGCGGGGATCGCGGCGCTGCTGTCGCTTTCGGCGCCGGCCTCGGCCCACGGCATCCTGTCGGTCGTCTACGCGAACCTCGAGAGCGGCGGCACCGGCGTCGTGCGCGCCGAGCTGCAGCTCGAGTACGACCTGCTCGTCGTCTCGGCCGCCGACGCCGAGAAGGACGACCCGCTCTACCAGGAGGGGATGGCCGCGTTCCAGGACGGCGACGCGACGGCGCAGGCCGCCGTGCTCATCGCGCACCGCGACACGATCGCCCACTACGTCAGCGAGCGGTTCCGGATCACCGCGTCCGGGGCGGCGTGCACCCCGCGCATGGACGACGACATCTCGATGACGCGGCAGGACGGAGTGCCCTACGCCGTCGTCACCCTCGAAGACGCCTGCCCGCCGTCCGAGAACGGGCACGAGATCGCGGCCTCGCTCTTCCCCGACGCCGAGGGCTACGTCACCGACACCAAGACGATCCTCACGTACAACCTCGACCTGCACGAGGGCAGCACGGTGCTGGATGCCGAGCACCCCTCGTTCACCACCGCGCAGTCGCCGCTCGAACGCTTCTGGGAGTTCTTCCGCCTCGGCGCCGAGCACCTGCTGACCGGGATCGACCACATCCTCTTCCTGCTCGCCCTCATCGTCGGATCCCGGCGCCTGCGCGAGATCGTGATCGCCGCGACGACGTTCACCATCGCGCACTCGGTGACGTTCATCCTCGCCGCGACCGGGGTGATCGCCGCTCCCCCCGAGGTGGTGGAGCCGACCATCGCCCTCTCGATCGCGGTTGTCGCGGCGTGGTACCTCTGGCGTCTGGTCCGCCGCGATCAGGCCGACGAAGACCTGTCGAAGGCCCACGGCTTCCTGCGGCTCGACCGCGCGGGCTGGCTGCGCGTCGCGGTCGTGTTCGTCTTCGGTCTCGTGCACGGTCTCGGCTTCGCCTCGGCGCTCGGCATCGACGAGCCCTGGTCGTGGACGCTGTTGTGGTCGCTGCTCGTGTTCAACGTGGGCATCGAGGCCGTGCAGATCGGCATCATCGTGATCGTCTTCCCCCTGCTGGTGCTGCTGCGCCGTCGCGCCCCGCGCGTGGGGATGTGGGTCAGCGCCGCGATCGCGGTCGTGGTCACCGTCGCGGGACTCGTCTGGTTCGTGCAGCGCATCCTCGGCATCGAGTGA
- a CDS encoding metallophosphoesterase family protein: MFLTASTSHGTRTRRRVSWIATAAVGASLVLTGVASVPAAMADTTATLTGVILGVGADQSQRIVTWYSSADTAQTVQLAPTSALTGGQFPASATTFAASGTANIASSGGFNRHATITGLAENTAYSYRVGSEGNWSNTYAFKTQSFEGDYDFLFFGDPQIGSSKDTAKDQAGWQDTMNVALNANPNAEILVSGGDQVESANTESQWDAFLAPDQLRQYPWAATIGNHDVGGKAYEQHLYTPNTDRSGAYYRKGSGSIGTESGGDYWFIYKDVLYIDLNSNSYATSQGGGGDDAHISYVTDVVNKHGADAKYTVLVYHHAIYSPADHAKDADNKVRRTDFPTAFSKLGVDLVLQGHDHSYSRSYEIKNGAKANADEKPGQDEVFEGPGGVVYVTANSASGSKYYDITTPDSSGTSGAGNGADPLNPANYWYNSVQNQEHVRTYVKVQVKKDQLIVQNIRSGNCQAPNAAVEKGNVLWCGPENGTKPAEAVGSIQDEVTIHPNHGDGQDIQVDVPTSAPGEFGWTINGHNGLVDMGTAQEKNLQYFEATGQINPITVTDTRASKSPWSVSASVGDFVDDGKTFKGSFLGWAPKVVTPGAGAVAGAAVNSGYDGGDGLSVSRLLGSAPTGHDRSAGVVGADLDLKIPNTIDKGSYRATLTLTALAG; encoded by the coding sequence ATGTTCCTCACCGCATCGACGTCGCACGGGACGCGCACGCGTCGCCGTGTCTCGTGGATCGCAACCGCCGCGGTCGGCGCCTCCCTCGTCCTCACGGGCGTGGCGAGCGTCCCGGCGGCGATGGCCGACACCACGGCCACCCTCACCGGCGTCATCCTCGGCGTCGGTGCCGACCAGTCGCAGCGCATCGTGACCTGGTACTCCTCGGCCGACACCGCCCAGACGGTGCAGCTTGCGCCCACCTCGGCGCTGACGGGCGGCCAGTTCCCGGCGTCGGCGACGACCTTCGCAGCATCCGGAACGGCGAACATCGCCTCGAGCGGCGGCTTCAACCGTCACGCCACGATCACGGGCCTCGCCGAGAACACGGCGTACTCGTACCGCGTCGGTTCCGAGGGCAACTGGTCGAACACCTACGCCTTCAAGACGCAGTCGTTCGAGGGCGACTACGACTTCCTCTTCTTCGGCGACCCGCAGATCGGGTCGTCGAAGGACACGGCGAAGGACCAGGCGGGGTGGCAGGACACCATGAACGTCGCCCTCAACGCCAACCCGAACGCGGAGATCCTCGTCTCAGGCGGCGACCAGGTCGAGAGCGCGAACACCGAATCGCAGTGGGACGCCTTCCTCGCGCCGGATCAGCTTCGTCAGTACCCCTGGGCCGCGACGATCGGTAACCACGACGTGGGCGGCAAGGCCTACGAGCAGCACCTGTACACCCCCAACACCGATCGTTCCGGCGCCTACTACCGCAAGGGCTCGGGCAGCATCGGCACCGAGTCGGGCGGTGACTACTGGTTCATCTACAAGGACGTGCTGTACATCGACCTGAACAGCAACAGCTACGCCACCTCGCAGGGCGGCGGCGGCGACGACGCGCACATCTCGTACGTCACCGACGTCGTCAACAAGCACGGAGCGGATGCCAAGTACACGGTGCTCGTGTACCACCACGCGATCTACTCGCCGGCCGACCACGCGAAGGACGCCGACAACAAGGTCCGTCGCACCGACTTCCCCACCGCCTTCTCGAAGCTCGGCGTCGACCTGGTGCTCCAGGGCCACGACCACAGCTACTCGCGCTCGTACGAGATCAAGAACGGGGCGAAGGCGAACGCCGACGAGAAGCCCGGTCAGGACGAGGTCTTCGAGGGCCCCGGCGGCGTCGTGTACGTCACCGCCAACTCGGCATCCGGATCGAAGTACTACGACATCACCACGCCCGACAGCAGCGGCACCAGTGGAGCCGGGAACGGCGCCGACCCGCTGAACCCGGCGAACTACTGGTACAACTCGGTGCAGAACCAGGAGCACGTGCGCACGTACGTCAAGGTGCAGGTGAAGAAGGATCAGTTGATCGTTCAGAACATCCGATCGGGCAACTGCCAGGCGCCCAACGCGGCCGTCGAGAAGGGCAACGTCCTCTGGTGCGGGCCGGAGAACGGCACGAAGCCGGCCGAGGCTGTCGGCTCCATCCAGGACGAGGTCACCATCCACCCCAACCACGGCGACGGACAGGACATCCAGGTCGACGTGCCCACCAGCGCCCCCGGTGAGTTCGGGTGGACGATCAACGGTCACAACGGCCTGGTCGACATGGGCACCGCGCAGGAGAAGAACCTGCAGTACTTCGAGGCCACCGGTCAGATCAACCCGATCACCGTCACCGACACCCGCGCGAGCAAGTCGCCGTGGTCGGTCTCGGCGTCGGTGGGCGACTTCGTCGACGACGGCAAGACCTTCAAGGGCTCGTTCCTCGGCTGGGCGCCGAAGGTCGTCACCCCGGGTGCCGGAGCCGTCGCGGGTGCCGCGGTGAACTCCGGGTACGACGGCGGCGACGGTCTGTCGGTCTCCCGTCTGCTCGGTTCGGCTCCCACCGGTCACGACCGCAGCGCCGGAGTTGTCGGCGCCGACCTCGACCTGAAGATCCCCAACACCATCGACAAGGGAAGCTACCGCGCGACCCTGACCCTCACCGCCCTGGCCGGCTGA
- a CDS encoding WxL protein peptidoglycan domain-containing protein, with translation MTRLPSLSRLAALALAAAVVAGGAWSAAPALAATDDVTWTVRTASNALGADRTNYSYALNPGAHLDDALVVANRGAEAVELDVYAADGYTTSTGALDLRVAGEQSVGVGAWVTVPQRHVTVPAGQTVEVPFAVDVPQNATPGDYAGGVVTTLTVADASANVNVDRRLGIRTGIRVGGDLAPALAVDDLRVGWDGGFVPFLFGDATVHYRLHNTGNVSLAAEEADAVTGPFGLARLDSAPDDAAPTLLPGESWERDVRVPAVAAMGVLIASVSATPIVTDAAGSISTLDPIEVSTFGWAIPWPLLLLVVLIVAGAVFGPRLLRERRRRAQQAEDERVAAAVERTLAEKERQPVE, from the coding sequence ATGACTCGACTGCCCTCCCTGTCGCGGCTCGCCGCCCTCGCCCTCGCCGCCGCTGTGGTCGCCGGGGGCGCGTGGAGTGCCGCGCCCGCCCTGGCCGCGACCGACGACGTGACCTGGACCGTGCGGACCGCCTCGAACGCGCTCGGCGCCGATCGCACGAACTACAGCTACGCGCTGAACCCCGGCGCCCACCTCGACGACGCCCTCGTGGTCGCCAACCGCGGTGCCGAGGCCGTCGAGCTCGACGTGTACGCCGCTGACGGCTACACCACCTCGACCGGCGCTCTCGATCTGCGCGTCGCCGGCGAGCAGTCGGTGGGCGTGGGCGCGTGGGTCACCGTGCCGCAGCGTCACGTGACCGTCCCGGCCGGTCAGACGGTCGAGGTGCCGTTCGCGGTCGACGTGCCCCAGAACGCCACGCCGGGCGACTACGCGGGCGGGGTTGTCACCACGCTCACGGTCGCGGACGCCTCCGCGAACGTCAACGTCGATCGTCGCCTGGGCATCCGCACCGGCATCCGTGTCGGGGGAGACCTCGCCCCGGCGCTCGCCGTCGACGACCTGCGCGTTGGGTGGGACGGCGGTTTCGTGCCCTTCCTCTTCGGCGACGCCACCGTGCACTACCGCCTGCACAACACCGGGAACGTCTCGCTCGCGGCCGAAGAGGCCGACGCGGTCACGGGTCCGTTCGGGCTCGCGCGTCTCGACTCCGCGCCCGACGACGCGGCCCCCACCCTGCTGCCCGGCGAGAGCTGGGAGCGCGACGTGCGGGTTCCCGCGGTGGCCGCGATGGGTGTACTGATCGCGTCGGTGTCGGCGACCCCGATCGTGACGGATGCCGCGGGCTCCATCTCGACCCTCGATCCGATCGAGGTGTCGACGTTCGGGTGGGCGATTCCGTGGCCGCTGCTGCTCCTGGTCGTGCTGATCGTCGCGGGGGCGGTCTTCGGTCCGCGTCTGCTGCGCGAGCGCCGTCGCCGGGCCCAGCAGGCGGAGGACGAGCGCGTGGCCGCCGCCGTCGAGCGCACGCTGGCCGAGAAGGAGCGCCAGCCCGTCGAGTGA
- a CDS encoding TetR/AcrR family transcriptional regulator, producing MNAEAPTRDYLPLEERRERLLDAALTVVADAGASALSLRRVAERAGVAHRVVTYAFGSKTALVEAVLHRASQRTLEAVWADDLALDDFAAAVRLALRGLARDLRRHESEYRVVSELTASARSHPDLRAAAQSEIEASIRAISDSIERWSTATGRTLETPIPIVASALRASVDGLVEWWLSSRDDAALDDVADVVASAFEGREAGRTPGPRG from the coding sequence GTGAACGCCGAGGCCCCCACCCGTGACTACCTTCCCCTCGAAGAGCGCCGCGAACGCCTGCTCGACGCCGCCCTCACCGTCGTTGCCGATGCGGGCGCGTCGGCACTGAGCCTGCGCCGGGTCGCCGAGCGCGCCGGCGTCGCGCATCGCGTGGTGACCTACGCCTTCGGATCCAAGACCGCCCTCGTCGAGGCCGTGCTCCACCGCGCATCCCAGCGCACCCTCGAGGCCGTGTGGGCCGACGACCTCGCCCTCGACGACTTCGCCGCGGCCGTGCGTCTCGCACTGCGCGGACTCGCGCGGGATCTGCGCCGACACGAGAGCGAGTACCGCGTCGTGAGCGAGCTGACGGCATCCGCCCGCTCTCATCCCGACCTGCGGGCCGCAGCGCAGAGCGAGATCGAAGCGAGCATCCGCGCCATCTCGGACAGCATCGAGCGCTGGTCGACGGCGACGGGACGCACCCTCGAGACCCCGATCCCGATCGTCGCCTCCGCCCTGCGCGCGAGCGTGGACGGGCTGGTCGAGTGGTGGTTGAGCAGTCGCGACGATGCGGCTCTCGACGACGTGGCGGACGTCGTGGCGTCGGCGTTCGAGGGCCGGGAAGCCGGTCGGACGCCCGGGCCGAGGGGGTAG
- a CDS encoding GNAT family N-acetyltransferase, with protein MTDLHITPAREADLPAAARVLAEAFRDDPVMAAILPGGRRIERLTTLFTALLRGAAFETGSVDLARRSDGDEILGVAAWEGPGAASLPWRQLPGYLSALGVAGIVRAAALSSRLARHRPRSPHWYLAQIGVSPAARGLGVGGALLRSRLETLDVTRTTAYLESSTPDNRRLYGRLGFEEIAPIPGIRGASPMAMLRPPAPARHAVPARAV; from the coding sequence ATGACCGACCTGCACATCACCCCCGCTCGAGAGGCCGACCTCCCCGCCGCCGCGCGCGTGCTCGCCGAGGCCTTCCGCGACGATCCCGTGATGGCCGCGATCCTTCCGGGCGGTCGCCGCATCGAGCGGCTCACGACCCTGTTCACCGCGCTCCTGCGGGGCGCCGCCTTCGAGACCGGCAGCGTCGACCTCGCTCGTCGCTCCGACGGGGACGAGATCCTCGGGGTGGCCGCGTGGGAAGGCCCCGGCGCGGCATCCCTCCCCTGGCGCCAGCTTCCCGGCTACCTGTCGGCCCTCGGCGTCGCCGGCATCGTCCGGGCGGCGGCCCTGTCGTCGCGGTTGGCGCGTCACCGCCCGCGGTCGCCGCACTGGTACCTCGCCCAGATCGGCGTCTCGCCCGCCGCGCGAGGACTCGGCGTGGGCGGTGCTCTCCTGCGCTCCCGCCTCGAGACGCTCGACGTCACGCGCACGACCGCCTACCTCGAGTCGTCGACCCCCGACAACCGCCGCCTCTACGGCCGCCTCGGCTTCGAAGAGATCGCGCCGATCCCGGGGATCCGCGGGGCCTCGCCGATGGCCATGCTCCGCCCGCCCGCGCCCGCTCGGCACGCGGTGCCCGCCCGAGCGGTCTGA
- a CDS encoding acyl-CoA synthetase, whose protein sequence is MTTPSSERAFDVRHVQLARALFAALAAVMVTFSSDHSAPLGLGVFSGFALATGLVFALSVWLVHPRGQRLIPALLAIVSIVAGMVASVGTWRTTGVFFGVVIAWALVSGAIELIGALRQRKTVGAAGARDGVLIGILSLVLGVVLLLPIQQYALDYSIAGAGSFTLTGITIAVGLFGGYAAVVAVFLAIAGFSPRRTEPVPAVPSEEAAS, encoded by the coding sequence GTGACCACTCCTTCTTCCGAGCGCGCCTTCGACGTTCGCCACGTGCAGCTCGCGCGCGCCCTTTTCGCGGCGCTGGCCGCCGTTATGGTCACCTTCTCGTCCGACCACTCCGCCCCCCTCGGCCTGGGGGTGTTCAGCGGCTTCGCGCTCGCGACCGGGCTCGTCTTCGCCCTGTCGGTGTGGCTCGTCCACCCGCGCGGCCAGCGCCTGATCCCGGCGCTGCTCGCGATCGTCTCGATCGTCGCGGGCATGGTCGCCAGCGTCGGCACCTGGCGCACGACCGGCGTCTTCTTCGGCGTCGTGATCGCGTGGGCTCTCGTCTCGGGCGCGATCGAGCTGATCGGCGCCCTGCGCCAGCGCAAGACGGTCGGGGCCGCGGGTGCGCGCGACGGCGTGCTCATCGGCATCCTGAGTCTCGTCCTCGGGGTCGTGCTGCTGCTCCCGATCCAGCAGTACGCGCTCGACTACAGCATCGCCGGGGCGGGTTCGTTCACGCTGACCGGCATCACCATCGCCGTGGGTCTCTTCGGCGGGTACGCGGCGGTCGTCGCCGTGTTCCTCGCGATCGCGGGGTTCTCTCCGCGCCGCACCGAGCCCGTTCCGGCCGTACCCTCCGAGGAGGCCGCGTCATGA
- a CDS encoding amino acid transporter translates to MTDKPTTRRDLMKPVQLLGLAFIAALFAGFVTLMSMGFFQTRPADQIQRALIVGLVAAGATFIVTLVSLALLLLAVDPSKVTATVDRPLLLPKNAPDADAPEAAAAPESPRVDDGPTEPRA, encoded by the coding sequence ATGACCGACAAGCCCACCACCCGCCGCGACCTGATGAAGCCCGTTCAGCTTCTCGGTCTGGCTTTCATCGCCGCCCTGTTCGCCGGGTTCGTCACGCTCATGTCGATGGGCTTCTTCCAGACGCGGCCCGCCGACCAGATCCAGCGTGCGCTGATCGTGGGCCTGGTCGCCGCGGGAGCGACGTTCATCGTCACTCTCGTCTCGCTGGCGCTGCTGCTGCTGGCCGTCGACCCCTCCAAGGTCACCGCCACGGTCGACCGTCCGCTGCTTCTTCCGAAGAACGCTCCGGATGCCGACGCCCCCGAGGCCGCGGCCGCGCCCGAGTCCCCGCGCGTCGACGACGGCCCCACCGAGCCGCGCGCCTGA
- a CDS encoding zinc-dependent alcohol dehydrogenase family protein has protein sequence MRAMIMDALAEPLEVREVEAPSAPTGGVVVEVHATGLCKSDWHAWVGHDDVSLPHVPGHELAGVIVEVGDGVQRWSVGDRVTVPFVMGCGACEWCLGGNAQVCPDQQQPGFTQWGSFAEHVVLRAADTNVVRIPDDVSFEAAAALGCRFATAYRALTGRARVQAGEWITVVGAGGVGLSAVMIGAALGARVIAVDRTPAALDAAKRLGAEHTLVADGSDIAAAVHEITGGGSHVSVDAVGSAQTARDAVLSLRRRGRHVQIGLLPTADGMTSMPMARVIAWELDLLGSHGMAAVDYPEMLSLIESGALRPQELVERVVGLAEAADLLPTMDSASPAGMTMIDPRR, from the coding sequence ATGCGCGCGATGATCATGGATGCCCTGGCCGAACCCCTCGAGGTGCGTGAGGTCGAGGCCCCGAGCGCCCCCACCGGCGGGGTCGTCGTCGAGGTGCACGCGACGGGCCTGTGCAAGAGCGACTGGCACGCGTGGGTCGGGCACGATGACGTCTCACTCCCCCACGTTCCGGGGCACGAGCTGGCGGGCGTGATCGTCGAGGTCGGCGACGGCGTGCAGCGCTGGAGCGTCGGCGACCGCGTGACGGTGCCCTTCGTGATGGGCTGCGGGGCCTGCGAGTGGTGCCTCGGCGGCAACGCACAGGTCTGCCCCGACCAGCAGCAGCCGGGCTTCACCCAGTGGGGGAGCTTCGCCGAGCACGTCGTGCTGCGCGCGGCCGACACGAACGTCGTGCGCATTCCCGACGACGTCTCGTTCGAGGCCGCGGCCGCCCTCGGCTGCCGCTTCGCCACCGCCTACCGTGCGCTCACGGGGCGGGCGCGCGTGCAGGCGGGCGAGTGGATCACCGTCGTCGGCGCGGGCGGCGTGGGCCTCAGCGCCGTGATGATCGGCGCCGCCCTGGGCGCGCGCGTCATCGCGGTGGATCGCACCCCGGCGGCTCTCGACGCGGCGAAGCGGCTCGGGGCGGAGCACACGCTGGTCGCCGACGGTTCGGACATCGCCGCGGCCGTGCACGAGATCACCGGGGGCGGCAGCCACGTCTCGGTCGACGCCGTCGGCAGCGCCCAGACGGCGCGCGACGCCGTGCTGAGCCTGCGTCGACGCGGGCGGCACGTGCAGATCGGGCTGCTCCCGACCGCCGACGGCATGACCTCGATGCCCATGGCCCGCGTGATCGCGTGGGAACTCGACCTGCTCGGCAGCCACGGCATGGCCGCGGTGGACTATCCCGAGATGCTCTCGCTCATCGAGAGCGGCGCCCTGCGACCGCAGGAGCTCGTCGAGCGCGTGGTGGGACTCGCCGAGGCGGCCGACCTGCTGCCGACGATGGACTCGGCGTCACCCGCGGGAATGACGATGATCGACCCGCGCCGCTAG